TTCTCATTATTTGTTGGAAAATTTATTTGAAACACAATGATTGTGTAAGTATTTTCATCATGTTTGCATACATATGCAATTTAAGTAGAATGTAAGCCTATAGATTAGTGATGTTATATGACAGAGTGTAAAGACAATTATCTTCATTGTGCAAACTATTATCGTAGGCTAGTTCagtcatttatttaattcaagACAGTTTAGAATTAGTATAATCACCATTAAATATTTTCCCAGAAATGATCATTCTAAAAGCTGATCTGAACCAGCTGTAAAAGAAAGCATAAATGAAGGGATTGAGCATGGAGTTTGACAATGTATGCCAGTTAAGTATTTCAATCACAGGAACTGGCACTGAGTCATTACTGAAAGGAAAAACAGTGGTACAAAGAAAGTAAGGAGTCCAACATAAAAGAAAGACTCCTAAAATGATAGCCAGAGTTTTGATAGCCATTCTCTCATTCTTACTGACAGTTGCTCCAGACTTTTTGCTCTGACAGGTTGTGTTCTGGATGCTGCGTGCCTGTTTCTGTGCAGCAAGGAAAATCTTTAGGTAGATACAGAGCATTATGATCACTGGGAGGTAAAATGATAAAATAGGTCCAATAGTGTTTGCAATGAGAACATCAATCAAACACATTTCCtcacatttttcattgtttaatCCAGCAATTATGATGCTTATTCCAATTAGAAGAGAGACCCCCCAGCAAACCAGAATCATGATCACAAGAACACAATAGTTGATTTTAGTTCTATAGGTCAGAGGCTGACACACTGCATAATATCTGTCAATGGAAATACAACACAGGTGCAGAATAGAAGTTGTGCTCAGTGTTATATCAAAACTGCTTCGTACTTTGCAAAATAA
This Sander lucioperca isolate FBNREF2018 chromosome 9, SLUC_FBN_1.2, whole genome shotgun sequence DNA region includes the following protein-coding sequences:
- the LOC116047029 gene encoding trace amine-associated receptor 1-like encodes the protein MRNQFTSTPSICGNFLVIISVFYFQQLHTPTNYLILSLAVADLLVGIIVFPFSMAFSLSSCLYDEGLFYRYYAVCQPLTYRTKINYCVLVIMILVCWGVSLLIGISIIIAGLNNEKCEEMCLIDVLIANTIGPILSFYLPVIIMLCIYLKIFLAAQKQARSIQNTTCQSKKSGATVSKNERMAIKTLAIILGVFLLCWTPYFLCTTVFPFSNDSVPVPVIEILNWHTLSNSMLNPFIYAFFYSWFRSAFRMIISGKIFNGDYTNSKLS